The DNA sequence CTCAAGAATTCTGGTTTCATTCATGTGCACATGTTGTGTATTAGATCAATAGGATGGCTTGTAAAGCATTACAAATGAACTcatatttcttttgtttgtatGATAAACATCCATCACTTCAAGATTTGAAAGTATATGGATCTGTAGTCTACCCCTATTTAAGACATTATAATGACAACAAATTTCAGCCAAGAACTTCAGTTTGTGTATTTTTCGGCTATGCTTCAGGGTATAAAGGGTCTATATGTTATAACTTGCAAACAAAGAAATTGATTCTCTCTAGGCATGTTCTTCAAGATGAATCTTATTTTCCAACAAAGTGTCAACCATTTATGTTATTGGGAAGCAATAATGCACAGAGGCCAGTCCACTCATCTCCAATTATAGTTTAGCTAAGAGTTCCCAATGTACAAGACAACATAAGGAATGAAACAGTTCAATCAATTTCTGATAATACTTCATTACTGGAAGCAGTAGATAATTCTTCTGCATTGTCTGAAAGTTCACAACCTGCAACAAATACATAGGAATCTGAACCGCTGCCACCACACTCACCTACTCCAGTACAAGATCTGCATCAACCCTTCTTACCTGTCCTGGATCTAAGTCAACTTCAGGTATTACTTCCTCTTTATGAGACTGATTGTGATCAAATTTCTAATTCTACAACTAATGATGCTTCAAGAACACACTCTATGAATACCAGACTGCAAACTGGAACAATTCAAAGGAAAGATTACACTTCATTTCATGCAAATTTACCTGAGTTACAATCCCTAAAGATTGATGATGGTTCTGGATGCTATGATGGGTTTTCATTTCTAGCTGAAGCTGTTGACTATGATGAACCAAAGGATTTTAAAGTGGCTGCAAGTAATCCAAATTGGCAGCAAGCTATGCAGGATAAGTTTGATGCTCTTAAAGGGCAAGGGACATGGACACTTATACCTCCACCTCATGACAGAACAATCATTGGGAGTAAGTGGGTTtacaaattgaagaaaaatcCAGATGGCAACATATCTAGATATAAGGCACAATTGGTTGCACAAGGGTATACACAAGAACATAGGTTAGATTACTCTGAGACATTTAGTCTTGTAGTAAGGCATACTACAATGAGGTTAATTCTTGCTCTAGCTACAAGCCATAAGTGGGAGCTTAGACAGTTAGACATCAAGAATGCATTTTTACATGCAGAATTGCAGGAGGAAATCTACATAAAGCAACCATAAAGCTTTGTCTATCCCAAGACTCCAAATTATGTATGCAAGCTTGTAAAATCCTTGTATGGACTCAAGCAAGCTCTATGAGCTTGGAATTCAAAATTCACATGTGTGTTACCATTTTTGGGGTTCACAGTTTCACAAGTTGACATAAGTCTCTTTGTTAAAACAGATGGCAAGGATATAGTCATTCTACttttatatgtagatgatatcaTCCTCACAGGTTCAAACATCTCCAAAGTGCAAGCTGTGATTACTGAACTTAgtacaatgtttgatttaaaagACATGGGAAAGTTAACTTACTTCTTGGGGTTGCAAATTCAATACAGAGACAATCGTGATATGTTCATTAGTCAAGCTAAATATGCAAAAGAACTTATTAAAAAGGCAGAAATGGAAAGTTGTAAGCCAACACCAACACCTTCAAAGCCACATACACAGTTGTTAATGTCTGATGGTCAACCTTTAGCTGATATTGTCAGTGCATTTCAGTATTTGACATTCACTAGACCTAATATTGCCTATTCTGTGAATGTTGTATGTCAATATATGACCAATCCAACTGATGCACACATGATCTTGGTTAAAAGGATACTCAGATACCTTCAAGGGACCATACAATGTGGCATTACATATTTTTCAGCTTTTCATACACAGATTTCAGCATACTCTGATGTTGATTAGGTTGCAGATATCAATACAACAAGATCAATCACTGGATATGTTGTATATCTTGGTCTTAATCCTATATCGTGGCAATCTAAGAAGTAGTCATCAGTGTCCAGGAGCTCCACAGAAGCTGAATATAAAGCTTTAGCAAACTGTGCTGCAGATGCATGTTAGATAAGATTAATAATCAAAGATTTGCATGAATTCTTAATTGCTCCTCCAACTTTACATTGTGACAATCTCTTGGCATTAGCACTCAGTACCAATCTAGTCTTTATTTCAAGGATAAAACACCTTGATGCAGATTATCATTTTGTACGTGAGAGGGTGCAAAAGAAGGATATCAGTGTTCACTATGTATCCATAGACAACCAGGTTGCTGATGTGCTCACTAAGGGTTTGCATAGTCCTACATTTGTCAAGCATTGTATCAATCTTAGCCTTGGACATCCCAGCTGAGATTGAGATGGGGGGTAATAGCTGAAATGTAATAAGATTACATGTGGCATTTGTTAATTGATTACAAGTGGCATTTGTTGGTTGGTTAAGGAGAGATGTAGATGATTTCCATATAGACAAGTTAGTTAGAATTGTTAGGATATAACTATAGTAATATGTTGTAACCGATGCATTCAATACGAtttactcttcttcttccttcgctgttcaattctctctttctctctctccagaTTTCTTACTTGCTTGCTTTCGTAGATTTTCATTTCAAAGATTTCTTCATTCTATTTAGTTCTATTAAGAAGTAGTAGTGCTGAAATAGCTGAGTCATGGACATAAGACTAGTCAAGGATTTGGCTTTGATGTGGCCAAGTTTTAGTCGAAGTAGGATTGTTCGAGGATCAATGGTTTACAGTAAATTGGGATTAATTGTTTAAGAATCAAAATTCGTTTTTGGATAGAGTATGAATTGATTGTTATTGAGACCAGATTCAGAGTCATGAGTCATATGGAAGTGACGGAGACATTATGGTTATTGAGCATTAGTCAAGGATAATTCCAAGTATAATAAGGATATGTCGAGAAGTTGCAATGTTATCAAGGCTCTGCTACTCAGCAGATTTGACCATCACAAAATTGACTCCTATAAATATAAGTGATCTTACAACTTAGAGACGACCTTCTACTCAACACATAAGCAAATTTTCTTTGCGGAATCCTCTCATACCCTTGCGATAAATACTAACTTCTTCACTAACCCCTCCGTTAGCCAATATTATGTTTGGTTAAAATTAATGCGCAACAAGCTGTCGCTATATTTAGTTTGGTTAAACATCACTGGAGTTGTAGAATCAATCGGTCTAGGAGTACTTTATGTTTGGTTAAACAACACTAGTAttttggttatttatccaagtctctgCCAATGAGGATTTTTGAATCTCTCGCTAAACAAGGTCACTTTATTAAGCTTTTTCGAGAAAGCGAAGTGTTACCAAGTTACTTAGTGTTCAGCACATTAGAAGGCAAACCATTATTGAACTTCACACCAAATAGCATAACCTTGTCTTCAAGTTAGCAGAACTCGAATGCAAAAGTGTTCCTTCCGTGGCCGAAGCTGTTGAGTGTAGAAGTCAGTAACACGTTTCATCAACACACCACCACATCCATATCATTCATTCGACCAAGCTTGGTAGCAACTTGACATATCTATACCAGTAATCAATTATAAAAGAACATAGTTTGTATTTAGTTATTCGATTGCACGACACATAGGCTTTGTAGTTTATAAAGTTAAACATTAGCGCAAGTTCGAATCGGATATACTTCATCTCATCTTACCACTAatacgcatatatatatatatgttttggaGTGATACGTGGCCTTGCATGGATATAGCAATATACATCATACGTGTCAATTTTCGTATCTCTTTCTTTggtacaaagaaaggaacagaTGGTGACGTGTTCCCAACCATCTTCTACACTCCACAAGTGTAATCTCCATCAGCAAGGGCCTTTATTATATACCACCATAAACTTACAGTAATTTCAGTAATTACATCGTCTGTATATATTCTTTTGGCCTTCGACAAGCTAATAATAGAATAATAATTTTCTTATCCAGTAGTTCATCTCCCACCTAAAAAAagcctcaatttttttttttttttttgtagagtgATCCTCTCATACCATTTGCCCGTGGGTCAGCGTCTCCTCTAGCTAGTCTGAAAATTTGacataacacctcacttcacacTCTCCACTTCTACTATATAACCACCACTCGCCCGCCATTTCTCTCCTCCCACACACCtacttactctctctctctctctctctctctctctgattttTCAGTTATGCATGCCTTGCACTTCACCACCACTACATCACCACCCTCTCCCGCCCTTCTCCAAAATGCCACCCAAACTTACACAGCCACAACACAAATCACATGCAAAATCCTCATCAACCCATCCAAAAAAACTCTAACCCATAAAACCCAAAAACCACCAAGGCAACCCTTGCCACCCCCAAACACTAAACCATTACCGCAAGTGAACCCAGCAAAACCAAATATTAACCTACCTCGCCTAAACCCTTTTCAAAAATTAGCAGCCTCACTCCTAGACGCAGGAGAAACATCACTAATAGAGCCACTAGAAAAGAAGCATGCTTTGCCCAAAAACATCGACCCGGCTGTCCAAATATCGGGGAATTTTGCGCCGGTTCAAGAGTGTCCGGTTCATCATGGTCTCGAGGTTGTGGGACAAGTCCCTGATTGCTTACGTGGTGTTTATGTCCGAAACGGCGCGAACCCTATGTTTCCGCCGTCGGGCGGACACCACTTGTTTGATGGGGACGGTATGATTCACGCCCTCACTCTCGGCTCGTCAAATCGAGCCAGCTACAGCTGTAGGTACACACGCACGAGCCGACTTGACCAAGAAGCCATGCTAGGCAGGTCCATTTTTCCCAAGCCGATTGGGGAGCTTCATGGTCACTCGGGTTTGGCTCGGCTTGGTTTGTTCATGGCTCGAGCAGCTATCGGCTTGGTAGACAGCTCACGTGGCACCGGCGTCGCTAATGCCGGCTTGGTTTATTTCAACGGACGATTATTAGCCATGTCGGAAGATGATCTCCCGTACAGTGTTAAGATCAAGGGCGACGGTGATCTGGAAACAATCGGAAGGTTCGATTTTAACGGTGGATTGGACCGACCCATGATTGCTCATCCTAAGGTGGACCCCCGAACGGGTGAGCTCCACGCTCTCAGTTACGACGTGGTGAAGAAGCCGCACCTCAAGTACTTCAGGTTTAGCACGTGCGGGAAAAAATCACGTGACGTGGACATCACGCTAGACCAACCTACCATGGTGCATGACTTTGCGATAACCCAAAATTATGTGGTGATTCCGGATCAGCAAGTGGTATTTAAGTTATCCAAAATGATTAAGGGCGGTTGGCCTGTGATCTACGACCGGAGCAAGACGTCTCGGTTTGGAATTTTACCAAAAGGGGACGTGGACGAATCGAGCATCTGCTGGATTGACGTGCCAGATTGTTTTTGCTTCCATTTGTGCAATTCATGGGAAGAGATTTCGGACGTGGGTGACCCGACTGTTGTTGTCATTGGGTCATGCATGGACCCACCGGATTCAATATTCAACGAGCAAGGGAATAACCCAATTCGTGCTGAGTTGACAGAGATCCGGATGAACTTGAGGACTTGTGAGTCAACCCGGCGGGTTCTCGTCCCGAGTTTGAATTTGGAAGTAGGACAGGTGAACAAACAAGTGGTAGGACAAAAGAGCAAGTATGTGTATATGGCTATAGCTGAGCCGTGGCCCAAGTGTTCGGGTATTGCTAAGGTGGATTCGGAAACCGGTTCGGTGAGTAAGTATATGTATGGGTCCGGTCGGTTTGGCGGAGAACCGCTGTACGTGCCCCGACAGAGAAATGGTGGCATGGCACACCACGGTGAAGACGATGACGAAGGGTTTATAATGGGGTTTGTGAGGGATGAAGTTGAGGAGAGTTCGGAGTTGGTGATATTGGAAGCTTCAAGCATGAAACAAGTAGCGTTGTTGAGATTGCCTGCTAGGGTTCCGTATGGATTCCATGGTACATTTGTTAGTGAACAAGATTTGAAGCTGCAAGCTTAAATTAAAGCTATTTTTGTATATACTCGtttgcctatatatatatttatgataattttttaatcGACGAGACCTTATGTGTTAATGAACCCTATTTCTATTAGAAAGACAATACAAATATATGATAAGTAATACTACACTATTGAAGTATTTCAGTATGTTTTTTTCTTAGCACGAGCctgtttatttttgtcatttgttaattattttttggtttattcGATCAAgtgtttaaaattaaacaaaaggaTAATTTAGAAAGTGTGTTTTCAACCATAGTTGGGGCATTTTGATATAAACATTTCAGTAAATTAATAATACTGAAAATTTGTTGTTTTTagaaatttgattaaattttttattataacttTGGACCCACATctcataatatttttttctaaaagtctttatgttaaagaaaataagatcaattatctctactaatcaataaaacactcattgtcaaccaaaacattatgaaattaccagtttaaccctctaattaaaacaaaacatgaataagaaatatggggcaaaaatgtaatttcacacaacaaattttgtttttttttttcaaaaccttacctacatgtaatcctaatatatctataattataaataaataaataaaacttttcactcccacattctctatcactctcttcctctctcctatttcagaaacaaaaataaaaaaaatttctcacacactttgtatgtgcccatatgctagtttaCTTAAAGATAACTAACCTTCCTACATCTAGCCTTCTCTTTTTCCAGTAACAAAATAACCGGGATAATTAAAAGATTTTCTCTATGGATTTTTCTTTACCATATAGAGAAATTTATATTAATAcgttataagaaaaaaaaatgtaacaaaAATACAAATGTACCATTTATAGACAAGTATAAATAAACGAGTATAAATGTATTAATATAATCACCATAAAAATGTGTATAAAACGGAATGTACCAAAAGTGGGAATAGCCGTACCAATCAACCACTGTATATAAAATCAAACGTTCCAAAGGTGGAATTAAACGTATCAATCAACACTGTGTATAATATCAAAcatttcaatcaatttattacAAAAATTATTATGCAATAAGAATATTAGATTGTCAAAACGTACCAATACGACTTAAttaaattgacaatattaaCCAACCGTAcaagttggaaaaaaaaaagaaagagaagtcTTTGTGTTATGTATATGAAAAACTTACCTCCTATAGAGAGTTAAATCCTTAAATTGAGAAGGGATGAGATTCTACAAATATAGCAACTAATTAAAATTATTCAAAGAATTTTGACataaaaactaatttaataTGGATATAAAAAGCATTTAAATAAAGAATATACGTGAACATTGAGTTTGATCAAAAGTAAAGCACTTTCATATAAAATTGAGAATCAACAAATGTTTAATCTAAACAAGTTTAAGATAAAGGCATGTGATTCTAATTAAACCTTGACGAATGCTAGTTACCTTCCCCACATACCTTCCCATATTTGTCTTTCGCACTCAATGAATGCTATGTGGACTTGTCTTGCACCTAAATTTATGcattaatttttcttcaagtaaaaaataattaatttaaagagAAGCCTCGCAAGCACTTGAGATCTCTAGAGTCATACAAAAAGCATTCCTAGCTGAGGAATACAACcatccaaaatatacatattatTGCAGTTGGGCCCAATAGAGGTTATGGCGTCAGTAGTAAATATTGCTCCTAGTAGACATGGTTCCACTCTACCGAGTTAAAAGAGGAAGTCAGCCATTTTATGTCCGCCACAATAATTTTAGTTCACCAGTCTGTTGTCCACAATGACGTTGCTGAGTCAACGTTGTTTGGCTAAATTCAATGCGTCAGGAAGAGCTATTGCTTCCGCAGTGGTAATGTTACTAGGTCCACAACAGAAGGCTGTCCATGATGATTTCAATGATGAATCCCGCAACAGCAGAATTCCTCGTCACCGATCCATCAAAGTTGAATTAAAAAATTCCTTCTGCAGGTGCCTTCCACTTGATGGggtttgttgtttgttttggttttctatTTGTTTTCTTTAGGTTTGTATTCTGGAAGTCCTTTCCCACCATGACAACCACCATAAGACAACAGACTGGATGAGGCTTAATCTATCTAAAAACATAATAATTTCTATCATTCCACATGTGCCAGCAAAGAATAAAGATTACTAATGTCAGAGAGGTCATCTTTATCCCTAGCAGAGAGACTGTTTAACCAATCACTAATGTTTGTCACTAAGGTTGGAGGAGCAATGTTATTAAACAGTTTCCAGACTCCTGAGTATGATTACATTTGACAAAACGATGTAACTGGTCCTCATCACCATTCTACATAAACGACAAACAGTTTGACTATTGCGATTGTGTTTAcctaatcttttatttgtagaaCGTCTGAATCTTATAAGTAACCAAGCAGAAAAAATTAACTTTGAGGCATATTAAGTTTCCAAATTTGTTAAGTTATAAGAAGTATTGCAATGCTCGTTAATTTGAATCCAAGTAGATGATTTGACAGAGAATTTTCCATGTGGAGAAGGTCCCCAAATGAATTCATCCTCCTTATCCTGTAAAGGAATATGAATGGTAAAAAATTTATATGCAATATTATTAGGCACCAGTTGACAGATTAAATCCTAAATCCACATTTTATCCACAGTTACATCACACACTCTAAGATCAACTCCAATGGTgtgctaaaagccaaatttccccatttattccccccccccccccaatcaccacccaacccatgctaaaacattgggctaaaagccaaatgccAAAGCTGGGccaaattcccccccccccaatgaGAGTGGACTCGCTAGCAATTGGGCCAGTCTCAGCCCGCCCACGCTCCAACGAGCCCCACGCAGTGGGCTTGCAAAGCCTTCCCTACAAGGGTGGGCCCCGCTGTCAGCTGTGTGTCGGCCACCCAAAGAATCCCAATGGCTATAATTTTAATCCAAGGGCTAGGCTTTAAGGActgttggttgatccaacggtccagattcaaatttaatttttttagaataTGTTATtgtaaaatacattgaatccaacaattgagatcgaatataatcaaatctaacggtaaaaaaaaaaaaagatctaacggcccaaatttaaatccaaaggctaaaataatttaaaaaaaattatttaactcaaaattcacccaaaaactctataaatactcatgtatttgttcaaacatctacacaaaactcaattttctcttataattcttccaatttatctttctaccatgtctttccatttccaaattgttcaacatggcaagaGAGCATATTAGATGTCGTAATCGGACCTATGACGAAGATGTTGCTTTATGCTTGGCATGGATTTTTGTTGGCGAAGATGGTGCAGTTGGAACAATTTTTGTGGGATAAAATCAttacaaattttcaagaaaactgCAATGGTGGCGGGAAGGAtggtggtggtgtttatgatcggtgaaagactatcaacaaagcatgcattttatggaagggaagcttggagagagccGTGGTTCCATGGCTAGTGGAAGGAGCGTCACAGAAATTGTGAGTtttgttcttgatattttatttgtcatgtacataatattattttgctactaattatttttttgtatttttgcatagggtgacaaagcaatggaaatttacaagacaagagtaacaccaaaaaatcaagtttttaagttGCAACATGCTTGGGACATCCTCAAGGATTATTCGAGGTGGGGAACCAATGCGAACCAACAATGGGGAAGATTATTTCAACGTGAAGCCATACAGACAAATGCCGAAGATGAAGGTGTCGATGAAATGACCCCATCTCCTTCTTTTGCAAGGCCCCCAGgaagagataagcaaaaggaagcaaagagaaaagggaagtcccaAGATCTGATGAGTGGACACTTTACTACCATAATTGCAAAATTGAACGAAACCCATAGTGTTCGCGAAGAAGAAACGACCCAAATGCGTTTGCAAATGAAGGAAATCTCGGATAGAGAGCAAGATAtgtttgaaattaatttgaTGATGAAGGACCTCAGCAAATACACTCCAGAGATGAAGAAGTTCTTACGTGGTAAGCAAAAGGAAATTTTGCGAAAGTCTGCCTCAAGGAGTATGTTTCAAGATGATGAATCCTCTGAACCCTATATCCCAAGTTCAGTATGAAGTCCATCACCAAGTGAAGATGGTGGATAtgattattaagtttatgtagtgtatgaattatgttctttattaattaagtttattaattgtcgtttgtattaagtttattaattatgtggtttatgaattatcggttgtattaagtttatgtggtttattaagtATTTTTTGCATCAGTTGAAGGCTTGATTTGTgaaaaatttagtgatttttcaatatttataagaatttaaatatttttatattaaaatattcataaaattaatttacgatagtctacatatttattttttattttttaaattaatttaagaaaaaaatagctaagttcattctttaataatctcgagctaaaattttaggccagaagggttggagcagaaaagctgtttctgggctaaaagctaaattgtccgggctaaaaaatttggtttttagcCCAACGGTTGAAGATGGTCTAAAGTTGAGATTAAAAAAATCTCTTAGTTGATCTTGAATAAGATTGGCCAGTGAGAGAAAAAACACAATTATAGGACCAAAACAAAATGTTATGACCACTTCTCACTATTCATCTCATTCATCTTACCAACAACTTGTGCCTCTTTAGGACCATCCTCTTTCAGTCCAGCATATAAATTTCCTACAACCTCCATCAACATTACATATTGTTTATCATACATGCAAGTCTCGTTACCAATATTTGTTAGCCAATTCCTAAAAGGAAGGTCCAAAATAAGATTCGCAATCCAAGAATCTACTCTAGACCACTCCTCAATCTCTTTAAAGTTAAaagtcttattattttttaaagtggtaagaactcatgaaggacaaaccgaaagctttcccataactgtagggttacatcaaggtcatccttaagtccttacctttttgcattggtaatggatgagttaacgtgacatattcaagatgatattccttggtgtatgcttttcacagACGATATGGTATTGacagatgaaactcaggaaggtgTAAATGCAaaacttaacctttggagagaagtgttggaatctaaaggtctttgcctaagccaatcaaagacagaatatatgaagtgcaagttcagtgcaaatagaAGCCTAAATGAGTTAGGGATGAAGATCGAAGATCAGGAAttaccaaagagcgactgctttcgctacctacgatctatcttgcaaaagaacagagaattagatggagacctcaaccatagaatattAAGCTCACCTCCCTTGACATCCTTAAGACAAAACATGGTGTGATTTTATCAAGTTTCCCACTATCTATTAAGCTCCCTTGACATCCTCAAGACAAAACATGGTTTGATTTTATCAAATTTCCCACAATCTCACCTCCCTAAACTGAATAGATAGTCTAGGGACATTTATAAcaacccatccctaattttactgtttatataattttaaaGGTTTGATTTTATCAAATGCCCTTTGGGGAAATAACGTTGACTTCTATTGACTCTCGGTCTATGACATGTAGGAAttattcttttaatttattcacattgcACTCGTTGATACGAACGTGTAGGCGCGATTGGAATTGAATTCAgaactaaaatgaaatttttacaaatttttgaaCGTCAAGGGCATTTAGGTAATTTCACTGGGAGATATTTCCTCATTTTGGACCTCCCCTTGGTTGACACATGTGCCCCTACCCCATTTTTCTGGGGTGTCCCTTTCTTCCCCgagagttctctctctctccttcttcttttaatttcattttcttctctccCTCACTCATCTCTCCCTCATTTGTCGAGCTGCACATACACACCCACACACCTAAAACTATTAACTATTATGAATTagatgaaaaagatgaagaaaaatgaaaaactatGTATGGAGAATCACAAAGAATAAGAGAAGAATGAGAGAAATGGCTATAACTTTTCAGATTACTTTTTCGTAAGAGTAAAGGCTTACAAGGTATGCTATATATAGCATAATGTAGCTCACCTCTAACCATCTAACTAACTTTTTAACAACTCAGCTAACTACCAACAATTCTTAACTATATTTAGTTGACATGGCACACACTCTATTTGCTAATGATACGTGTTTACACTTATCACAACAACAAGACACCACCACCACTATCCCTTGTAATCCCTGTTAGTCCTTGAACCAGGAAATAGGAGAAAAACCCCTTGAAAATCCCCTCCTCGCGCTACACAGTGCAGTTACTGTGCAAGAACTTCTCCGGCGAATTCTTTCTGTTTTCGACGAAGGTAATCCTCGAACTTGGTCCAAATCATTGTAGATCGTGTTCACGATTAGTAAGTTTTTGGGTGATTTTGGTGATGTAGGCACTCAGAAAACACAAGGGAAGTCACTGTACAATTTCTAGAAATTCAAAGCCGTGGTCGTTTGGCCACCTTCCAACCATTTTTTTTGCCAGCTCCAATCTCTGTTAAGCCTCCAAAAGGTGCATTGGTTGGAAGGGAGTGGTGATCTTGTCCTCCCTAGTTCGATCGGCTCCTCGGTAGTGGAATATTTGTGAGTAGGCCTATTCTCaaattgcatgtttttataaaatattaggcttgcatgcatttcatatttcttgaattgattgcgttttatattatgttttatgaatttctatatttatgatTTTGGAGAATTCATGATTTATTTAATTCGCTTttatgaaatattttttattt is a window from the Malus domestica chromosome 16, GDT2T_hap1 genome containing:
- the LOC139193073 gene encoding uncharacterized mitochondrial protein AtMg00810-like; this encodes MGKLTYFLGLQIQYRDNRDMFISQAKYAKELIKKAEMESCKPTPTPSKPHTQLLMSDGQPLADIVSAFQYLTFTRPNIAYSVNVVADINTTRSITGYVVYLGLNPISWQSKK
- the LOC103420192 gene encoding 9-cis-epoxycarotenoid dioxygenase NCED6, chloroplastic translates to MHALHFTTTTSPPSPALLQNATQTYTATTQITCKILINPSKKTLTHKTQKPPRQPLPPPNTKPLPQVNPAKPNINLPRLNPFQKLAASLLDAGETSLIEPLEKKHALPKNIDPAVQISGNFAPVQECPVHHGLEVVGQVPDCLRGVYVRNGANPMFPPSGGHHLFDGDGMIHALTLGSSNRASYSCRYTRTSRLDQEAMLGRSIFPKPIGELHGHSGLARLGLFMARAAIGLVDSSRGTGVANAGLVYFNGRLLAMSEDDLPYSVKIKGDGDLETIGRFDFNGGLDRPMIAHPKVDPRTGELHALSYDVVKKPHLKYFRFSTCGKKSRDVDITLDQPTMVHDFAITQNYVVIPDQQVVFKLSKMIKGGWPVIYDRSKTSRFGILPKGDVDESSICWIDVPDCFCFHLCNSWEEISDVGDPTVVVIGSCMDPPDSIFNEQGNNPIRAELTEIRMNLRTCESTRRVLVPSLNLEVGQVNKQVVGQKSKYVYMAIAEPWPKCSGIAKVDSETGSVSKYMYGSGRFGGEPLYVPRQRNGGMAHHGEDDDEGFIMGFVRDEVEESSELVILEASSMKQVALLRLPARVPYGFHGTFVSEQDLKLQA